One stretch of Saccharopolyspora erythraea DNA includes these proteins:
- a CDS encoding aspartate aminotransferase family protein has protein sequence MTTLDNATAPSTSQTPAAESAARHLWMHFARMGGHGPENPVPVITRGEGVHIWDDRGRRVLDGLAGLFVVQAGHGRRELAEVAARQAAELAYFPVWGYATPPAAELAERLAHLAPGDLNRVFFTSGGGEAVESAWKVAKQYFKLVGKPLKHKVISRSVAYHGTPHGAMAITGLPKMKQDFEPLAPGGFRVPNTNIYRHPEFADDPEAFGRWAADRVEEAILFEGPDTVAAVVLEPVQNSGGCLTAPPGYFARVREICDRHDVLLVSDEVICAFGRHGHTFACDKFGYVPDLITCAKGMTSGYGPLGALIASDRVMEPFLRPGVTFPHGYTWGGHPVSAAVALANLDLVQEEGLHQRVLDNERTFGETLGKLLDLPIVGDVRGDGYFWAVELVRDKATRETFDAAERERLVRGFLPGALFDNGLYCRPDDRGDVVVQLAPPLTAGQAEFDEIERILRHTLLEATSVL, from the coding sequence ATGACCACTCTCGACAACGCCACCGCACCGTCCACATCCCAAACCCCGGCGGCCGAGTCCGCCGCGCGCCACCTCTGGATGCACTTCGCCCGCATGGGCGGCCACGGGCCGGAGAACCCCGTCCCGGTGATCACCCGCGGCGAGGGCGTGCACATCTGGGACGACCGCGGCCGCCGCGTCCTCGACGGCCTGGCCGGGCTGTTCGTGGTGCAGGCCGGCCACGGCCGCCGCGAGCTGGCCGAGGTGGCCGCCCGCCAGGCCGCCGAGCTCGCCTACTTCCCGGTGTGGGGCTACGCCACTCCGCCCGCGGCCGAGCTCGCCGAGCGCCTGGCCCACCTCGCCCCGGGCGACCTCAACCGCGTCTTCTTCACCTCCGGCGGGGGCGAGGCCGTCGAGTCGGCCTGGAAGGTGGCCAAGCAGTACTTCAAGCTCGTCGGGAAACCGCTGAAGCACAAGGTGATCAGCCGGTCCGTGGCCTACCACGGCACACCGCACGGCGCGATGGCCATCACCGGACTGCCGAAGATGAAGCAGGACTTCGAGCCGCTGGCCCCGGGCGGGTTCCGGGTGCCCAACACCAACATCTACCGGCACCCCGAGTTCGCAGACGACCCGGAGGCGTTCGGCCGCTGGGCCGCCGACCGCGTCGAGGAGGCCATCCTCTTCGAGGGGCCCGACACGGTGGCCGCCGTCGTGCTCGAGCCGGTGCAGAACTCCGGCGGATGCCTGACCGCTCCCCCCGGCTACTTCGCGCGGGTCCGCGAGATCTGCGACCGCCACGACGTGCTGCTGGTCTCCGACGAGGTCATCTGCGCGTTCGGCAGGCACGGCCACACCTTCGCCTGCGACAAGTTCGGCTACGTGCCCGACCTGATCACCTGCGCAAAGGGCATGACCTCCGGCTACGGCCCGCTCGGAGCGCTGATCGCCTCCGACCGGGTGATGGAACCGTTCCTGCGGCCGGGCGTCACCTTCCCCCACGGCTACACCTGGGGCGGCCACCCGGTCTCGGCGGCCGTCGCGCTCGCCAACCTCGACCTGGTGCAGGAAGAAGGGCTCCACCAGCGGGTTCTGGACAACGAGCGGACGTTCGGCGAGACGCTCGGCAAGCTGCTGGACCTGCCGATCGTCGGTGACGTCCGCGGCGACGGGTACTTCTGGGCCGTCGAGTTGGTCAGGGACAAGGCCACCCGCGAGACCTTCGACGCCGCCGAGCGGGAGCGCCTGGTCCGCGGTTTCCTGCCGGGGGCCCTGTTCGACAACGGGCTGTACTGCCGCCCCGACGACCGCGGCGATGTCGTCGTCCAGCTCGCCCCGCCGCTGACCGCCGGGCAGGCCGAGTTCGACGAGATCGAGCGCATCCTCCGGCACACGCTGCTCGAAGCCACGTCTGTCCTCTGA
- a CDS encoding CoA-acylating methylmalonate-semialdehyde dehydrogenase encodes MVATTQADEAVPTLHHWAGGPKVGRHDRFSEVTNPATGEVTARLPLASEEETAEVVAAAKVAFPAWRDTSLAKRAQIVFRFRELLNERAGELAELITAEHGKVLSDAAGEVARGQEVVEFACGIPHLLKGSMTENASTRVDVSSIRQPLGVVGIISPFNFPAMVPMWFFPIAIAAGNTVVLKPSEKVPSAALWLAELWKEAGLPDGVFNVVNGDKTAVDALLTSPDVKSISFVGSTPIARYVYETGTAHGKRVQALGGAKNHMVVLPDADLDLAADQAVNAGFGSAGERCMAISALVAVGDIADVLVGKIADRAKALRTGDGRRSCDMGPLVTKQAQQRVSGYIDAGEAAGATLVVDGRNGEFDADGQGFFVGPTLFDHVTTDMSIYTDEIFGPLLSVVRADTYEEAIELINANPYGNGTAIFTNDGGAARRFQNEVEVGMIGINVPVPVPMAYYSFGGWKNSLFGDTHAHGTEGVHFFTRGKVVTSRWLDPSHGGINLGFPQND; translated from the coding sequence ATGGTGGCTACTACACAGGCCGACGAGGCCGTTCCCACGCTGCACCACTGGGCGGGCGGCCCGAAGGTCGGCAGGCACGACCGCTTCTCCGAGGTCACCAACCCGGCGACCGGTGAGGTGACCGCGCGCCTTCCGCTGGCCTCGGAGGAGGAGACGGCCGAGGTCGTCGCGGCGGCGAAGGTGGCGTTCCCCGCCTGGCGCGACACCAGCCTCGCCAAGCGCGCCCAGATCGTGTTCCGGTTCCGCGAGCTGCTCAACGAACGGGCGGGCGAGCTGGCCGAGCTGATCACCGCCGAGCACGGCAAGGTGCTCTCCGACGCCGCCGGGGAGGTCGCCCGCGGCCAGGAGGTCGTCGAGTTCGCCTGCGGCATCCCCCACCTGCTCAAGGGCTCGATGACCGAGAACGCCTCGACCAGGGTCGACGTCTCCTCGATCCGCCAGCCGCTGGGCGTGGTCGGGATCATCTCGCCGTTCAACTTCCCGGCCATGGTGCCGATGTGGTTCTTCCCCATCGCCATCGCCGCCGGCAACACCGTGGTGCTCAAGCCTTCGGAGAAGGTGCCGAGCGCCGCCCTGTGGCTGGCCGAGCTGTGGAAGGAAGCCGGCCTGCCCGACGGCGTGTTCAACGTCGTCAACGGCGACAAGACCGCCGTGGACGCCCTGCTGACCAGCCCGGATGTCAAGTCGATCAGCTTCGTGGGGTCGACTCCGATCGCCCGCTACGTCTACGAGACCGGCACCGCGCACGGCAAGCGGGTGCAGGCGCTGGGCGGCGCGAAGAACCACATGGTCGTGCTGCCCGACGCGGACTTGGACCTGGCCGCCGACCAGGCCGTGAATGCCGGGTTCGGGTCGGCGGGCGAGCGGTGCATGGCCATCTCCGCGCTGGTCGCGGTCGGCGACATCGCCGACGTCCTCGTGGGCAAGATCGCCGACCGGGCCAAGGCGCTGCGCACCGGCGACGGCCGCCGCTCCTGCGACATGGGCCCGCTGGTCACCAAGCAGGCCCAGCAGCGGGTCTCCGGCTACATCGACGCCGGTGAGGCGGCCGGGGCCACGCTGGTCGTCGACGGCCGCAACGGCGAGTTCGACGCCGACGGGCAGGGCTTCTTCGTCGGACCGACCCTGTTCGACCACGTCACCACCGACATGTCGATCTACACCGACGAGATCTTCGGTCCACTGCTGTCGGTGGTGCGCGCCGACACCTACGAAGAGGCCATCGAGCTGATCAACGCCAACCCGTACGGCAACGGCACCGCGATCTTCACCAACGACGGAGGCGCGGCGCGCCGGTTCCAGAACGAGGTCGAGGTCGGCATGATCGGCATCAACGTCCCCGTCCCGGTGCCGATGGCCTACTACTCCTTCGGCGGCTGGAAGAACTCCCTGTTCGGCGACACCCACGCGCACGGGACCGAGGGCGTGCACTTCTTCACCCGCGGCAAGGTCGTGACCTCGCGCTGGCTCGACCCCTCCCACGGCGGCATCAACCTCGGCTTCCCGCAGAACGACTGA
- a CDS encoding IclR family transcriptional regulator, giving the protein MDRPSEPVDLTNKSVVKAARLLRGLAHHGSGASVTVLAAESGIARPTAFRLLSTLEREGLVHRVENNYSLGWELARLGRLADPHSGLVSRVQPALDELAAELSETVTLAVPTPGHDFDIVAEATGPHVVGVAVHKIVGQRFPLHATSTGKTLLAELAPEQVRELLPETLEAFASRTIVDREALLRELKEVHEQGYAVIDNELEEELLSVSRPVRDSAGAVAAVLTVEGPRYRFGRARIPSALQSMQATAARVAELLWHGEDGTPV; this is encoded by the coding sequence ATGGACCGCCCGAGCGAGCCGGTGGATCTGACCAACAAGTCGGTGGTCAAGGCCGCGCGGCTGCTCCGGGGCCTCGCGCATCACGGCAGCGGCGCGTCGGTGACCGTGCTGGCGGCCGAGTCCGGCATCGCGCGGCCGACGGCGTTCCGGTTGCTGTCCACTCTCGAACGCGAAGGCCTCGTCCACCGCGTCGAGAACAACTACTCGCTCGGCTGGGAACTCGCGCGCCTGGGAAGGCTCGCGGATCCGCACTCGGGACTGGTGTCCCGCGTCCAGCCCGCGCTGGACGAGCTGGCGGCCGAGCTGAGCGAGACGGTGACGCTGGCGGTGCCGACCCCGGGCCACGACTTCGACATCGTCGCCGAGGCCACCGGTCCGCACGTGGTCGGTGTCGCGGTGCACAAGATCGTGGGGCAGCGCTTCCCGCTGCACGCGACTTCGACGGGCAAGACCCTGCTGGCGGAGCTGGCGCCGGAGCAGGTCCGGGAGCTCCTGCCGGAGACGCTGGAGGCGTTCGCCTCCCGCACCATCGTGGACCGCGAGGCCCTGTTGCGGGAGCTCAAGGAAGTCCACGAGCAGGGTTACGCCGTCATCGACAACGAGCTGGAGGAGGAGCTGCTGTCGGTGTCGCGCCCCGTGCGCGACTCGGCGGGCGCGGTGGCCGCGGTGCTGACGGTGGAAGGGCCGCGCTACCGCTTCGGGCGGGCTCGGATTCCCAGCGCGTTGCAGAGCATGCAGGCGACCGCGGCACGGGTCGCTGAGCTGCTCTGGCATGGCGAGGACGGCACGCCCGTGTGA
- a CDS encoding TioE family transcriptional regulator — MITLRPTDLAREHGISTQAVRNYEQDGFIPPAERTPAGYRIYTEVHAAALRAFLALIPAHGHSAGGQIMNALNEGELDDALLIIDRGHRRLLRDRETLDAVKQAVDHLTAEPDAVADQPAAARPRTVGELAHHLGVTPATIRNWEAVGILAPARDPATGYRLYRASDTRDAELAHLLRRGGYPLDHISTVVQQVRTAGGTDALATALDDWRRRLTARGRAMLNAAAQLDNYLSLRDN; from the coding sequence GTGATCACATTGCGACCGACCGACCTCGCGCGCGAGCACGGCATCTCGACCCAGGCCGTCCGCAACTACGAACAGGACGGGTTCATCCCGCCCGCCGAGCGGACACCGGCCGGCTACCGGATCTACACCGAGGTGCACGCGGCGGCTCTGCGCGCCTTCCTGGCGCTCATACCGGCGCACGGCCACTCGGCAGGCGGGCAGATCATGAACGCGCTCAACGAGGGCGAGCTCGACGACGCACTGCTGATCATCGACCGCGGCCACCGCCGGCTGCTCCGCGACCGCGAGACCCTCGACGCCGTCAAACAGGCCGTGGACCACCTCACGGCCGAACCCGACGCCGTTGCTGACCAGCCGGCCGCCGCCAGACCCCGAACCGTTGGCGAACTCGCCCACCACCTCGGTGTCACCCCTGCGACCATCCGCAACTGGGAAGCCGTCGGCATCCTGGCCCCCGCGCGCGATCCGGCGACCGGATACCGCCTCTACCGCGCGAGCGACACCCGCGACGCCGAACTCGCCCATCTCCTCAGACGCGGTGGCTACCCGCTGGACCACATCTCCACCGTGGTCCAGCAGGTCCGGACGGCCGGCGGCACGGACGCGCTGGCCACCGCCCTCGACGACTGGCGGCGAAGGCTCACGGCGCGGGGCCGGGCCATGCTCAACGCGGCCGCACAGCTCGACAACTACCTGAGTCTGCGCGACAACTAG
- a CDS encoding erythromycin esterase family protein, with the protein MSQDIREFAAAPCDLLAFGEPTHQEPAFGRVRNDLFAQLAGHGFRSIAIETDRVAALAVDDFVREGAGTLDTAMSEGFSHGSGDLDANRRLVAWMREHNQNRPPEERVAFHGFDAPTEMVSAPSPRCYLEHARRYLGFAVDLTSLLGDDQRWSRTEAVMDPAMSVGATADAERLRSIADDMLTSLYARAPELIAATSRAEWFRARTHLTAGLGLLRYHKQSAQRIEQTARVSGQLAVRDAIMAQNLLDVRDSEARRGATFVFAHNRHLQRSLSNLRLGDLDLNWFGAGAIVGSLLGERYAFVAGSLGRSEALGLRDPDPDTYEGFLQRDTTTWGLTAATAITSARTRTDTTPEQGYFPLDQATLHAADAVLHISDGMASRSGVRLPAHEGEA; encoded by the coding sequence ATGAGTCAGGACATTCGCGAGTTCGCCGCGGCGCCATGCGACCTGTTGGCGTTCGGTGAGCCGACGCACCAGGAACCGGCCTTCGGGCGGGTCCGCAACGACCTGTTCGCCCAGCTGGCCGGCCACGGCTTCCGGTCGATCGCGATCGAAACCGATCGCGTGGCCGCGCTCGCCGTGGACGACTTCGTCCGGGAGGGAGCGGGAACCCTCGACACGGCGATGAGCGAGGGCTTCTCCCACGGCTCCGGCGACCTGGACGCCAACAGGCGACTGGTCGCCTGGATGCGCGAACACAACCAGAACCGGCCGCCGGAAGAGCGTGTGGCCTTCCACGGATTCGACGCGCCGACCGAGATGGTGAGCGCGCCGAGCCCGCGGTGCTACCTCGAACACGCCCGCCGCTACCTGGGGTTCGCCGTCGACCTCACAAGCCTCCTCGGTGATGACCAACGGTGGAGCCGCACGGAGGCGGTCATGGACCCGGCCATGTCGGTCGGTGCCACGGCCGACGCCGAGCGGCTGCGATCGATCGCCGACGACATGCTCACCTCGCTCTACGCGCGCGCACCCGAACTGATCGCGGCGACATCACGCGCCGAGTGGTTCAGGGCCAGAACCCACCTCACCGCCGGTCTTGGCCTTCTGCGCTACCACAAGCAGTCGGCACAGCGCATCGAGCAGACCGCACGGGTGTCCGGCCAGCTCGCCGTCCGGGACGCGATCATGGCCCAGAACCTCCTCGACGTCCGGGACTCCGAAGCCCGCCGGGGCGCGACGTTCGTCTTCGCGCACAACCGCCACCTCCAGCGAAGCCTGAGCAACCTGCGCCTGGGAGACCTGGACCTGAACTGGTTCGGCGCCGGCGCCATCGTCGGGTCTCTGCTGGGCGAGCGGTACGCCTTCGTCGCCGGCAGCCTGGGCCGCAGCGAAGCTCTCGGGCTCCGCGATCCCGATCCGGACACCTACGAGGGCTTCCTCCAGCGCGATACGACCACCTGGGGTCTGACAGCGGCCACCGCGATCACTTCCGCCCGCACGCGCACCGACACCACCCCGGAACAGGGCTACTTCCCCCTCGACCAGGCGACTCTCCACGCCGCTGACGCGGTCCTGCACATCAGCGACGGCATGGCTTCGCGGAGCGGAGTCCGCCTGCCCGCGCACGAGGGCGAGGCGTGA